A window of Xylophilus sp. GW821-FHT01B05 contains these coding sequences:
- a CDS encoding SDR family oxidoreductase: MGSFDNCVALITGGTGGIGAATARLLAERGATVIVADLREPPTLPAETGVPLDFLALDVTSEEEWASTVADIVGRYGKLDVLVNAAGIVGDVVSGALEHTTLEEWRRVMAVNLDGTFLGCREAMKAMKRRGIGVIVNLSSVGAYYPTTQSVAYGASKGGVTQLTKSVALFGSQGGNRIRCNSVHPGRTDTAMLDSIVAQRAQRAENTGSSQAQASAQRIPLGAAGTPQDVANLIAFLASDEAGYITGGEFVVDGGWKLLR, translated from the coding sequence ATGGGATCGTTCGACAATTGCGTAGCACTGATCACGGGCGGCACGGGTGGCATCGGCGCGGCGACGGCCCGCCTTTTGGCTGAGCGCGGGGCCACAGTCATCGTCGCAGACCTGCGAGAGCCTCCGACCCTCCCCGCGGAGACTGGTGTGCCCCTGGATTTTCTGGCGCTGGATGTGACGTCCGAAGAGGAATGGGCCTCCACGGTGGCGGACATTGTCGGGCGATATGGAAAGCTCGACGTGTTGGTCAATGCGGCCGGTATTGTTGGCGATGTGGTATCGGGTGCCCTGGAGCACACCACGCTCGAGGAGTGGCGCAGGGTCATGGCGGTCAATCTTGACGGGACCTTCCTGGGCTGCCGCGAAGCGATGAAGGCAATGAAGCGGCGGGGAATCGGTGTGATTGTCAACCTCTCGTCGGTCGGGGCCTACTATCCCACTACGCAAAGTGTTGCGTACGGAGCCAGCAAGGGCGGCGTCACGCAATTGACCAAGTCCGTTGCGCTGTTTGGCAGCCAAGGCGGCAACCGTATTCGTTGCAACTCGGTACACCCCGGCCGCACGGACACGGCAATGCTGGACAGCATTGTTGCTCAGCGTGCGCAGCGCGCCGAAAACACCGGCAGCAGCCAAGCTCAAGCCTCGGCACAGCGTATTCCACTCGGTGCAGCAGGTACTCCCCAGGACGTGGCGAACCTGATCGCATTTCTGGCGTCTGATGAAGCGGGCTATATCACTGGGGGGGAGTTCGTCGTGGATGGCGGTTGGAAGCTGCTCCGGTAA
- a CDS encoding TRAP transporter large permease subunit — translation MVVTAIFLFVLIGGMVIGMPIAHSLVLTGVALMWHLDFFDSQLLAQNLQAGFDNFPLLAVPFFILAGELMNAGGLSRRIIDLARAFVGHIQGGLGYVAIGAAVLLASMSGSAIADTAALATILLPMMRQQGYPASYSAGLLASGGIIAPIIPPSMPFVIYGVTTNTSISKLFLAGVFPGLMMGLFLIFAWWRIARSHSLASMERVAWPQRLRALGRSFWAMMMPVIILGGLKGGIFTPTEAAVVAAVYALFVSMFVYRELSWKGVYQVFLAAGKTTAVVMFLCGAATVTAYMITLADLPNMLADSFAGVMGNPMVFMALMMVFLLVVGTAMDLTPTILIFGPVCAPLAIKAGIDPVYFGFMFIFVGCIGLITPPVGTVQNVVAGVGRLRMETVIKGTNPFLAVYVALLVLFVVFPWLITAPLRWLH, via the coding sequence GTGGTCGTTACCGCTATTTTTCTGTTCGTGCTGATCGGCGGCATGGTGATCGGCATGCCGATTGCCCACTCGCTGGTGCTTACCGGTGTTGCGCTGATGTGGCACCTGGACTTTTTCGACTCGCAGTTGCTGGCGCAGAACCTGCAGGCCGGCTTTGACAATTTCCCGCTGCTGGCCGTGCCCTTCTTCATCCTGGCCGGCGAGCTGATGAATGCAGGCGGCTTGAGCCGCCGCATCATCGACCTGGCGCGCGCCTTTGTCGGCCATATCCAGGGCGGCCTGGGCTATGTGGCGATTGGCGCGGCGGTGCTGCTGGCGTCGATGAGCGGCTCGGCCATTGCCGATACTGCGGCGCTGGCCACCATCCTGCTGCCCATGATGCGGCAGCAGGGCTACCCGGCAAGCTACAGCGCGGGGCTGCTGGCCTCGGGCGGCATCATCGCGCCGATCATCCCGCCGTCCATGCCCTTTGTGATCTACGGCGTGACCACCAATACCTCGATCAGCAAGCTGTTCCTGGCGGGGGTGTTTCCGGGGCTGATGATGGGCCTGTTTTTGATCTTTGCCTGGTGGCGCATTGCACGCAGCCACAGCCTGGCGTCTATGGAGCGTGTGGCCTGGCCGCAGCGCCTGCGTGCATTGGGGCGCAGCTTCTGGGCCATGATGATGCCGGTCATCATCCTGGGCGGCCTGAAGGGCGGCATCTTCACGCCGACCGAAGCCGCCGTGGTGGCTGCGGTGTACGCGCTGTTCGTCTCGATGTTCGTCTACCGCGAGCTGAGCTGGAAGGGCGTCTACCAGGTGTTCCTGGCCGCAGGCAAGACCACCGCCGTGGTGATGTTCCTGTGCGGCGCGGCCACGGTCACCGCCTACATGATCACCCTGGCCGACCTGCCCAACATGCTGGCCGACAGCTTCGCCGGCGTGATGGGCAACCCCATGGTGTTCATGGCGCTGATGATGGTGTTTTTGCTGGTGGTGGGCACGGCCATGGACCTGACGCCCACCATCCTGATCTTTGGCCCGGTGTGCGCGCCGCTGGCCATCAAGGCCGGCATCGATCCGGTGTACTTCGGCTTCATGTTCATCTTTGTCGGCTGCATCGGGCTGATCACGCCGCCGGTGGGTACGGTGCAGAACGTGGTCGCGGGCGTCGGGCGGCTGCGCATGGAGACGGTCATCAAGGGCACCAACCCCTTCCTCGCGGTCTATGTGGCGCTGCTGGTGCTGTTCGTCGTGTTCCCCTGGCTCATCACGGCGCCGCTGCGCTGGTTGCACTGA
- a CDS encoding LacI family DNA-binding transcriptional regulator has translation MTEAPRRRRNSGRITLDDVARAAEVSPITVSRALRQERSVDPALVERVRAAADRLGYVPDPAARALASQRSTQVLVLVPMLSNTLFVDLLEAVHRVLFPAGFQPLIGVTHYDTAEEELLLRTYLPHRPAGLLVTGFDRSETARQLITRSAVPCVHLMETSDAPGVHCVGFSQIDAGAAITQHLLDRGRRRIAFCAAQLDPRTLQRAEGYRRCLRTAGLYDPRLELLSPERSSMALGARQFEELLQRQPEVDAIFFCNDDIAQGGLLAANRLGVAVPGRIAVAGFNDLAGSDQMVPPLTTVRTPRGEVGQAGAAMLLELMRGGGAEGRCVRLDYALVVREST, from the coding sequence TTGACCGAAGCGCCCCGCCGGCGCCGCAACAGCGGCCGCATCACCCTTGACGACGTTGCCCGCGCGGCAGAGGTCAGCCCGATCACCGTATCCCGCGCGCTGCGGCAAGAGCGCAGCGTGGACCCGGCCCTGGTCGAACGCGTGCGCGCCGCCGCCGACCGCCTGGGCTACGTACCCGACCCGGCCGCGCGCGCCCTCGCCTCGCAGCGCAGCACCCAGGTGCTGGTGCTGGTGCCCATGCTCTCCAACACGCTGTTCGTCGACCTGCTGGAAGCCGTGCACCGCGTGCTGTTCCCGGCCGGCTTCCAGCCGCTGATTGGCGTCACCCATTACGACACGGCAGAAGAAGAACTGCTGCTGCGCACCTACCTGCCGCACCGCCCGGCCGGCCTGCTGGTGACCGGCTTTGACCGCAGCGAAACCGCGCGCCAGCTCATCACCCGCAGCGCCGTGCCCTGTGTGCATTTGATGGAAACCAGCGACGCCCCCGGCGTGCACTGCGTGGGCTTCTCGCAGATCGATGCCGGCGCCGCCATCACCCAGCACCTGCTGGACCGCGGCCGGCGCCGCATCGCCTTCTGCGCCGCGCAGCTGGACCCGCGCACGCTGCAGCGCGCCGAAGGCTACCGCCGCTGCCTGCGCACCGCCGGCCTGTACGACCCGCGGCTGGAGCTGCTGAGCCCCGAGCGCTCATCCATGGCACTGGGCGCACGCCAATTCGAAGAACTGCTGCAACGCCAGCCCGAGGTAGACGCCATCTTCTTCTGCAACGACGACATCGCCCAAGGCGGCCTGCTCGCCGCCAACCGGCTTGGCGTGGCAGTGCCCGGCCGCATCGCCGTGGCCGGCTTCAACGACCTGGCCGGCAGCGACCAGATGGTGCCGCCGCTGACCACCGTGCGCACCCCGCGCGGCGAGGTCGGGCAAGCGGGCGCGGCCATGCTGCTGGAGTTGATGCGCGGCGGTGGGGCGGAGGGGCGGTGCGTCCGGTTGGACTATGCGCTGGTGGTGCGGGAGAGTACGTAG
- a CDS encoding TRAP transporter small permease has product MSQPETPATPPGKLQRAAEITMVVALAGMVIAVFVNVVLRYVFDTSIVSYEEISRLLFVWLVAIGAIVAAFEGKHLGFDMVTSRLKGPARKALFWVSQLLIAVCMVLLLVGSWEQVKAGMNSFSTVLGYPLALGAVATLVLAVGMLVVVARDLLRGHEHEHSSDSAVE; this is encoded by the coding sequence ATGAGCCAGCCCGAGACACCCGCAACCCCGCCCGGCAAACTGCAGCGCGCCGCAGAAATCACCATGGTGGTGGCGCTCGCCGGCATGGTGATTGCCGTGTTCGTCAACGTGGTGCTGCGCTACGTGTTTGACACCAGCATCGTGTCTTACGAAGAGATCTCGCGCCTGCTGTTTGTCTGGCTGGTGGCCATTGGCGCCATCGTGGCGGCTTTCGAGGGCAAGCACCTGGGCTTCGACATGGTGACCTCGCGCCTGAAGGGCCCGGCGCGCAAGGCGCTGTTCTGGGTCAGCCAGTTGCTGATTGCGGTGTGCATGGTGCTGCTGCTGGTGGGCTCATGGGAGCAGGTGAAGGCCGGCATGAACAGCTTCAGCACGGTGCTGGGCTACCCGCTGGCGCTGGGCGCCGTGGCCACGCTGGTGCTGGCCGTTGGCATGCTGGTGGTGGTGGCGCGCGACCTGCTGCGCGGCCACGAGCACGAGCACTCGTCCGATTCGGCCGTGGAATAA
- a CDS encoding gluconokinase: MGVSGCGKSSVGEACAQALGWTLYEGDSYHAPESVAKMRAGVPLTDADRSGWLDRLAALLASTPADGGVVLTCSALRRRYRDRLRQAQPQLGFAFLQLDYEAALARVSTRPGHFFSPALVADQFATLESPEGEPGVLTLDATAPIASLAAQVVAWQRDARSASFAASFTTAIPGGAA; this comes from the coding sequence ATGGGCGTTTCTGGCTGCGGCAAATCCAGTGTGGGCGAAGCCTGCGCCCAGGCCCTGGGCTGGACCTTGTACGAGGGCGACAGCTACCACGCACCCGAGAGCGTGGCCAAGATGCGCGCCGGCGTGCCGCTGACCGATGCCGACCGCAGCGGTTGGCTCGACCGGCTTGCAGCCCTGTTGGCCAGCACGCCGGCAGACGGCGGCGTGGTGCTGACCTGTTCGGCGCTGCGGCGGCGCTACCGCGACCGCTTGCGCCAGGCACAGCCGCAACTGGGCTTTGCCTTTTTGCAGCTGGACTACGAGGCCGCGCTGGCCCGCGTCAGCACGCGGCCCGGCCATTTCTTTTCGCCTGCGCTGGTGGCAGACCAGTTCGCCACGCTGGAGTCGCCCGAGGGCGAGCCCGGCGTGCTGACGCTGGATGCCACCGCGCCCATTGCCAGCTTGGCGGCCCAGGTCGTGGCCTGGCAGCGCGACGCGCGATCCGCGTCATTTGCCGCTTCATTTACCACTGCTATCCCAGGAGGTGCTGCATGA
- a CDS encoding tripartite tricarboxylate transporter substrate binding protein yields MTAFAKLGLVAALVVGGAATHAQPGADYPNKPIKFMLPSSPGGGGDMVGRLIGDGLSKRLGQPVIVENNAGASGTIAISQLSKAHPDGYTIGLGTMTSTTLSPTVYPKLPYDPVKDLTTIAGIGTSPIVLLVRNDVPVKNLKEFLDYARKSPEPLQYGSWGLGSTGHFCAEVLSQKTGVKLSHVPYKGSAPVMTAMLGGEIKAAWLDMATGTAAVRSGKIHPVALCSRPTAAFPDVGTYKEQGVDFDQWTGWAMFAPPNLPKPILDKLANAVKQTITDPAVAAKLLDWGITAEFIPGEQRNADNAKDIQAWRKIAVDAGMKFD; encoded by the coding sequence ATGACTGCATTCGCAAAACTCGGACTGGTCGCGGCGCTGGTGGTGGGCGGGGCCGCCACACATGCACAGCCAGGCGCTGACTATCCTAATAAGCCCATCAAATTCATGCTTCCCTCTTCGCCGGGTGGGGGGGGTGACATGGTCGGCCGGCTGATTGGAGACGGTCTGTCCAAACGCCTGGGCCAGCCGGTGATTGTCGAGAACAATGCGGGCGCATCGGGGACGATCGCCATCTCGCAGCTGTCCAAGGCGCATCCAGACGGGTACACGATCGGCCTGGGCACCATGACGTCCACGACGCTGTCCCCAACCGTATATCCAAAGCTTCCTTACGACCCCGTCAAGGACTTGACCACCATCGCAGGAATCGGAACTTCACCCATCGTGCTGCTGGTGAGAAACGATGTTCCGGTGAAAAATCTGAAAGAGTTCCTGGACTACGCTCGCAAGAGTCCGGAACCATTGCAGTATGGGAGTTGGGGTCTGGGCTCGACCGGGCACTTTTGCGCGGAGGTTCTGAGCCAAAAGACGGGCGTCAAGCTGAGCCACGTGCCTTACAAGGGGTCAGCACCGGTCATGACAGCCATGTTGGGTGGTGAAATCAAGGCGGCCTGGCTCGATATGGCCACCGGCACAGCGGCAGTCCGTAGCGGAAAGATCCATCCCGTTGCGCTGTGCTCCCGGCCCACAGCCGCTTTCCCGGACGTCGGCACCTACAAGGAGCAAGGCGTCGACTTTGACCAATGGACGGGTTGGGCCATGTTCGCACCGCCGAACCTGCCAAAACCGATCCTCGACAAGCTTGCCAATGCGGTCAAGCAAACGATCACCGATCCAGCCGTGGCCGCGAAACTGCTGGACTGGGGCATCACGGCAGAGTTTATTCCCGGTGAGCAGCGCAATGCCGACAACGCCAAGGACATCCAGGCATGGCGCAAGATCGCTGTCGATGCCGGGATGAAGTTCGACTAG